From one Aptenodytes patagonicus chromosome 16, bAptPat1.pri.cur, whole genome shotgun sequence genomic stretch:
- the GPR142 gene encoding putative G-protein coupled receptor 142 has product MLWVPEGTRPPAGTQPPAGTQPSARTRTPVALRAQGRWHRRPAGPWQKEMVPVPNSTALVWAGEAARPEQERSPCMVGIFPIVYYSILLGLGLPVNVLTAVALSRLATRTKRSSYWYLLALTTSDILTQVFIIFVGFILQTAILARAVPSAFIHTVNVLEFTANHASIWVTVLLTMDRYVALCHPLQYRAVSYPQRTRKIIAAVFAMALATGIPFYWWLDVWRDADPPTALDTVLKWVHCITIYFLPCSIFLATNSIIICKLKRRRHSGGGRPHLSKTMALLLAVTTVFIVLWAPRTIVMICHLYVASVKRDWRVHLALDIANMVAMLNTTLNFFLYCFVSQTFRHTVGEVLRAHLRHSPRTGSGRFPPPALKPLELLAGTAL; this is encoded by the exons ATGCTGTGGGTGCCAGAGGGGACACGGCCACCAGCGGGGACACAGCCACCGGCAGGGACACAGCCATCCGCAAGGACACGGACACCGGTGGCTCTCCGGGCCCAGGGAAGGTGGCACCGCAGGCCCG CTGGTCCGTGGCAGAAGGAGATGGTCCCGGTGCCCAACAGCACGGCGCTGGTGTGGGCTGGCGAGGCGGCACGGCCGGAGCAGGAGCGGTCACCCTGCATGGTCGGCATCTTCCCCATCGTGTATTACAGcatcctgctggggctggggctgccag TGAATGTCCTGACCGCCGTGGCCCTGTCCCGCCTGGCCACGAGGACCAAGAGGTCATCCTactggtacctgctggccttgACCACCTCCGACATCCTCACCCAGgtcttcatcatctttgtgggcTTCATCCTGCAGACAGCCATCCTGGCCCGGGCGGTGCCCAGCGCCTTCATCCACACTGTCAACGTGCTGGAGTTCACAGCCAACCACGCCTCCATCTGGGTCACCGTCCTGCTGACCATGGATCGCTACGTGGCCCTCTGCCACCCGCTGCAGTACCGCGCCGTCTCCTACCCACAGCGTACCCGCAAGATCATCGCAGCCGTCTTTGCCATGGCTCTGGCCACGGGCATCCCTTTCTACTGGTGGCTGGATGTGTGGCGTGATGCCGACCCCCCCACTGCCCTGGACACGGTGCTCAAGTGGGTGCACTGCATCACCATCTACTTCTTGCCCTGCAGCATCTTCCTGGCCACCAACTCCATCATCATCTGCAAGCTGAAGCGGCGGAGGCACTCGGGGGGTGGCCGACCCCACCTGAGCAAGACCATGGCCCTCCTCCTGGCCGTCACCACCGTCTTCATCGTGCTCTGGGCTCCCCGGACCATCGTCATGATCTGCCACCTCTACGTGGCCTCAGTCAAGAGGGACTGGCGTGTGCACCTGGCCTTGGACATCGCCAACATGGTGGCCATGCTCAACACCACCCTCAACTTCTTCCTCTACTGCTTCGTCAGCCAGACCTTCCGCCACACAGTGGGTGAGGTGCTCCGGGCCCACCTCCGTCACAGCCCCCGGACCGGCAGCGGCCGcttcccacccccagccctgAAACCACTGGAGCTGCTGGCCGGCACGGCCCTCTGA
- the GPRC5C gene encoding G-protein coupled receptor family C group 5 member C yields the protein MGAAAVPPAATCMLLVLLPAASGQTTPPSGCGKDLSSLYYNLCDLSAAWGIVLEAVASLGVVTSFVLTIVLVASLPFVQDPQKKSLVATQVVFLLGTFGLFCLTFDFIVGPDFSTCASRRFLFGVLFGICFACLLAHAVALNFLARRNRGPRGWVTLAVALLLALVEVIINAEWLIITVARREGGSPDPCQLADADFVMALIYVMFLLVAAFGTAWPALCGRYGRWRKHSIFILATTGLSMAIWVAWTSMYLYGNQHAGEKPGWDDPTLAIALVSNACAFLLLYVIPEVTHVTRRGPEQAFEDNVYPTRGVGYETILKEQKSQSMFVENKAFSMDEPSFAKKPVSPYSGYNGQLLTSVYQPTEMALMHKGPTEGPYDVILPRASTTSPAAGSASSTLRAEDAFAAQARHAGAQRDSRSCQVQSPYGRNRW from the exons ATGGGTGCTGCGGCTGTGCCGCCGGCAGCCACCTGCATGCTGCTGGTCCTGCTCCCTGCGGCCAGCGGACAGACCACCCCTCCCTCGGGCTGCGGCAAGGACCTCTCCTCCCTCTACTACAACCTCTGCGACCTCTCCGCGGCCTGGGGCATTGTGCTGGAGGCCGTGGCCAGCCTCGGCGTGGTGACCAGCTTCGTGCTCACCATCGTCCTGGTGGCCAGCCTGCCCTTCGTGCAGGACCCCCAGAAGAAGAGCCTGGTGGCCACGCAGGTCGTCTTCCTTCTGGGCACCTTTGGGCTCTTCTGCCTAACGTTCGACTTCATCGTGGGGCCGGATTTCTCCACCTGCGCCTCCCGCCGCTTCCTCTTTGGCGTTCTCTTCGGCATCTGCTTCGCCTGTCTGCTGGCACACGCCGTGGCCCTCAACTTCTTGGCGCGGAGGAACCGGGGCCCGCGGGGCTGGGTGACGCTGGCGGTGGCCCTGCTCCTCGCTTTGGTGGAGGTCATCATCAACGCCGAGTGGCTCATCATCACAGTGGCACGGCGGGAGGGTGGCTCCCCGGACCCTTGCCAGCTGGCGGACGCTGACTTTGTCATGGCGCTCATCTACGTCATGTTCCTGCTGGTGGCCGCCTTCGGCACCGCCTGGCCGGCCCTCTGCGGCCGCTACGGCCGCTGGCGCAAGCACAGCATCTTCATCCTGGCCACCACTGGCCTCTCCATGGCCATCTGGGTGGCGTGGACGTCCATGTACCTCTACGGGAACCAGCACGCGGGTGAGAAGCCTGGCTGGGACGACCCCACGCTGGCCATCGCGCTGGTCTCCAACGCCtgcgccttcctcctcctctacgTCATCCCCGAGGTGACGCACGTGACGCGGCGGGGCCCCGAGCAGGCCTTCGAGGACAACGTCTACCCCACGCGTGGGGTGGGCTACGAGACCATCCTCAAGGAGCAGAAGTCGCAGAGCATGTTTGTGGAGAACAAAGCCTTCTCCATGGACGAGCCCTCCTTCG CCAAGAAGCCGGTGTCCCCGTACAGCGGCTACAATGGGCAGCTGCTGACCAGCGTCTACCAGCCCACCGAGATGGCTCTGATGCACAAGGGGCCG accgaAGGTCCCTATGATGTGATCCTGCCCCGCGCCTCCACCACCAGCCCGGCGGCTGGCAGTGCCAGCTCCACGCTGCGAGCCGAGGACGCCTTTGCGGCACAGGCCCGGCACGCCGGTGCCCAGCGGgacagcaggagctgccag GTGCAGTCCCCATATGGCAGGAACCGGTGGTGA